One genomic window of Conger conger chromosome 7, fConCon1.1, whole genome shotgun sequence includes the following:
- the st6gal1 gene encoding beta-galactoside alpha-2,6-sialyltransferase 1 isoform X1, translating into MSWIRSDCIIPGASLDRVSLLWRLRRRARRGVACMGLFCVAMGLLYALCAENSVPVTDAIFGVRARTRAQPRAHAVARAIRAGGGAKPIYANPQSHPGIVPGDPRRPIPVLSAPNASMERGGAEARGKKREPGEGAGLLSWLMPRPLRSLLEGMFGGRRRGAMVGGGDAELFGPHGTLGEVWDDRMSSSRLGHRLRKVVQNYQALNKYGVPLPSRGVGDGSRRSGAELLCQLKGKVDVTTLTPDLRPFSGLSWAPLLPPRPLTSDLGPFRSCAVVSSAGSLKHSGLGKEIDSHDAVLRFNAAPTAGYEKDVGMKTTVRLINSQVMASDDHRFLSSSLYSAGVLVAWDPAPYSSDLSEWYNRTDYPIFLQYQKYRRLHPQQPFYILHPRVEWQLWDTIQANMAEAIQRNPPSSGLLGTVLMMSVCEVVHVYEFLPSRRKTELCHYYQRFYDAACTLGAYHPLLYEKNLVKRMNRGPDRDIFNHGRVTLPGLHSFNCTHRATH; encoded by the exons aTCCCGGGCGCGTCTCTGGACCGGGTCAGCCTGCTTTGGCGGTTGCGGCGGCGGGCGCGCAGGGGCGTGGCCTGCATGGGGCTGTTCTGCGTGGCGATGGGCCTGCTGTACGCGCTGTGCGCCGAGAACAGCGTTCCTGTGACGGACGCCATCTTCGGCGTGCGCGCCCGAACCCGCGCCCAGCCGCGCGCACACGCCGTCGCCCGGGCCATCCgcgccgggggcggggccaagCCCATCTACGCCAACCCCCAGAGCCACCCGGGCATCGTCCCCGGCGACCCGCGCCGGCCGATCCCGGTGCTCTCCGCCCCCAACGCCAGCAtggagaggggcggggccgaGGCGCGGGGCAAGAAGAGGGAGCctggagagggggcggggcttctgTCCTGGCTGATGCCCCGCCCCCTGCGGAGCCTGCTGGAGGGAATGTtcgggggcaggaggaggggggccatggtgggggggggcgacGCGGAGCTCTTCGGGCCACACGGCACCCTGGGAGAGGTGTGGGACGACAGGATGTCCAGCAGCAGGCTGGGGCACAGGCTCAGGAAGGTGGTGCAGAACTACcag GCGCTGAATAAGTATGGGGTGCCCCTCCCGTCCCGGGGTGTGGGGGACGGCTCCAGACGCAGTGGGGCAGAGCTGCTGTGTCAGCTGAAGGGGAAAGTGGACGTGACCACCCTCACACCCGACCTCAGGCCCTTCTCCGGCCTGTCCTGggcccccctgctgcccccgcgacccctgacctctgacctggggCCCTTCAGGAGCTGTGCGGTGGTGTCGTCCGCGGGGTCACTCAAACACTCCGGGCTGGGGAAGGAGATCG ACTCCCATGATGCCGTGCTGCGGTTCAACGCGGCTCCCACGGCCGGCTATGAGAAGGACGTGGGGATGAAGACCACCGTGCGCCTCATTAACTCACAG GTGATGGCCTCTGATGACCACCGCTTCCTGTCCAGTTCCCTGTACAGTGCTGGCGTCCTGGTGGCCTGGGACCCCGCCCCCTACTCCTCAGACCTGAGCGAG tGGTACAACCGGACGGATTACCCCATATTCCTGCAGTATCAGAAGTACCGGCGGCTGCacccacagcagccattttacatcCTGCACCCGCGCGTGGAGTGGCAGCTCTGGGACACCATTCAGGCCAACATGGCCGAGGCCATCCAGAGAAACCCGCCATCCTCCGGCCTGctgg ggacagtgctgatgatgtcagtgtgtgaggtagTACATGTGTACGAGTTCCTGCCCTCACGGCGGAAGACAGAGCTGTGCCATTACTACCAGCGGTTCTATGACGCGGCCTGCACGCTGGGGGCCTACCACCCGCTGCTCTACGAGAAGAACCTGGTCAAGCGCATGAACCGCGGGCCTGACCGAGACATCTTCAACCACGGCCGCGTCACCCTGCCCGGGCTCCACAGCttcaactgcacacacagggccacGCACTGA
- the st6gal1 gene encoding beta-galactoside alpha-2,6-sialyltransferase 1 isoform X2, whose product MGYKIPGASLDRVSLLWRLRRRARRGVACMGLFCVAMGLLYALCAENSVPVTDAIFGVRARTRAQPRAHAVARAIRAGGGAKPIYANPQSHPGIVPGDPRRPIPVLSAPNASMERGGAEARGKKREPGEGAGLLSWLMPRPLRSLLEGMFGGRRRGAMVGGGDAELFGPHGTLGEVWDDRMSSSRLGHRLRKVVQNYQALNKYGVPLPSRGVGDGSRRSGAELLCQLKGKVDVTTLTPDLRPFSGLSWAPLLPPRPLTSDLGPFRSCAVVSSAGSLKHSGLGKEIDSHDAVLRFNAAPTAGYEKDVGMKTTVRLINSQVMASDDHRFLSSSLYSAGVLVAWDPAPYSSDLSEWYNRTDYPIFLQYQKYRRLHPQQPFYILHPRVEWQLWDTIQANMAEAIQRNPPSSGLLGTVLMMSVCEVVHVYEFLPSRRKTELCHYYQRFYDAACTLGAYHPLLYEKNLVKRMNRGPDRDIFNHGRVTLPGLHSFNCTHRATH is encoded by the exons aTCCCGGGCGCGTCTCTGGACCGGGTCAGCCTGCTTTGGCGGTTGCGGCGGCGGGCGCGCAGGGGCGTGGCCTGCATGGGGCTGTTCTGCGTGGCGATGGGCCTGCTGTACGCGCTGTGCGCCGAGAACAGCGTTCCTGTGACGGACGCCATCTTCGGCGTGCGCGCCCGAACCCGCGCCCAGCCGCGCGCACACGCCGTCGCCCGGGCCATCCgcgccgggggcggggccaagCCCATCTACGCCAACCCCCAGAGCCACCCGGGCATCGTCCCCGGCGACCCGCGCCGGCCGATCCCGGTGCTCTCCGCCCCCAACGCCAGCAtggagaggggcggggccgaGGCGCGGGGCAAGAAGAGGGAGCctggagagggggcggggcttctgTCCTGGCTGATGCCCCGCCCCCTGCGGAGCCTGCTGGAGGGAATGTtcgggggcaggaggaggggggccatggtgggggggggcgacGCGGAGCTCTTCGGGCCACACGGCACCCTGGGAGAGGTGTGGGACGACAGGATGTCCAGCAGCAGGCTGGGGCACAGGCTCAGGAAGGTGGTGCAGAACTACcag GCGCTGAATAAGTATGGGGTGCCCCTCCCGTCCCGGGGTGTGGGGGACGGCTCCAGACGCAGTGGGGCAGAGCTGCTGTGTCAGCTGAAGGGGAAAGTGGACGTGACCACCCTCACACCCGACCTCAGGCCCTTCTCCGGCCTGTCCTGggcccccctgctgcccccgcgacccctgacctctgacctggggCCCTTCAGGAGCTGTGCGGTGGTGTCGTCCGCGGGGTCACTCAAACACTCCGGGCTGGGGAAGGAGATCG ACTCCCATGATGCCGTGCTGCGGTTCAACGCGGCTCCCACGGCCGGCTATGAGAAGGACGTGGGGATGAAGACCACCGTGCGCCTCATTAACTCACAG GTGATGGCCTCTGATGACCACCGCTTCCTGTCCAGTTCCCTGTACAGTGCTGGCGTCCTGGTGGCCTGGGACCCCGCCCCCTACTCCTCAGACCTGAGCGAG tGGTACAACCGGACGGATTACCCCATATTCCTGCAGTATCAGAAGTACCGGCGGCTGCacccacagcagccattttacatcCTGCACCCGCGCGTGGAGTGGCAGCTCTGGGACACCATTCAGGCCAACATGGCCGAGGCCATCCAGAGAAACCCGCCATCCTCCGGCCTGctgg ggacagtgctgatgatgtcagtgtgtgaggtagTACATGTGTACGAGTTCCTGCCCTCACGGCGGAAGACAGAGCTGTGCCATTACTACCAGCGGTTCTATGACGCGGCCTGCACGCTGGGGGCCTACCACCCGCTGCTCTACGAGAAGAACCTGGTCAAGCGCATGAACCGCGGGCCTGACCGAGACATCTTCAACCACGGCCGCGTCACCCTGCCCGGGCTCCACAGCttcaactgcacacacagggccacGCACTGA